The following proteins are encoded in a genomic region of Prochlorococcus marinus XMU1408:
- a CDS encoding Gfo/Idh/MocA family protein: MKTISKTNENIIPVKVGVIGIGNMGWHHARVLSLLKDAELIGVADLDEERGRLAMEQFNCTWYKNYKDLLNQVEAVCIAVPTLFHHKVGLECLSSGKHVLIEKPIAANKDEASSLINASNNAKKLLQVGHIERFNPAFRELTKVVANEEVVVLEARRHSPHPERANDVSVVLDLMIHDIDLVIELANSKVIRLAAVGGCSGDGPMDYVNATLGFQNGVVASLTASKMSHKKIRSLSAHCKQSLIETDFLNHNIHIHRKAHEWYSADHGELLYRNDGFIEEVSTTSIEPLYAELEHFLQCVRGKEKPAVGGLQASRALHLADLIEKAVSMPSEDISLGKGI, from the coding sequence CGCGAGAGTACTTAGTCTTCTCAAAGATGCTGAGCTAATAGGAGTAGCAGATTTAGACGAAGAACGAGGAAGATTGGCTATGGAGCAATTTAATTGTACTTGGTATAAAAATTACAAGGATTTATTAAATCAAGTAGAAGCTGTTTGTATTGCTGTACCTACATTATTTCACCATAAAGTAGGTCTAGAATGTCTAAGTTCAGGTAAACATGTTCTTATTGAAAAGCCTATAGCCGCAAATAAAGACGAAGCCTCATCATTGATTAATGCATCAAATAATGCCAAAAAGTTGTTACAAGTTGGCCATATAGAAAGGTTTAATCCTGCTTTTAGAGAATTAACAAAAGTAGTTGCTAATGAAGAAGTTGTAGTTCTTGAAGCAAGAAGGCATAGCCCTCATCCCGAGAGAGCTAACGATGTTTCAGTTGTTTTGGACTTAATGATTCACGATATTGATTTAGTTATTGAACTTGCAAATTCAAAAGTGATCAGACTTGCTGCAGTTGGAGGATGTAGTGGAGATGGTCCTATGGATTATGTTAACGCGACACTAGGATTTCAAAATGGGGTCGTTGCAAGTCTGACGGCGAGCAAAATGAGTCACAAAAAAATCAGAAGTTTGAGCGCTCATTGCAAACAAAGTCTTATAGAAACAGATTTCCTAAATCACAATATTCACATCCATAGAAAGGCTCATGAATGGTATTCAGCAGATCATGGTGAATTACTTTATCGGAACGATGGTTTTATTGAAGAAGTAAGTACAACTTCTATCGAGCCGTTGTATGCAGAGCTGGAGCATTTTTTGCAATGCGTTAGAGGCAAGGAGAAACCTGCTGTTGGAGGACTTCAAGCATCAAGAGCGCTTCATCTAGCTGATTTAATTGAAAAAGCAGTATCTATGCCAAGTGAAGACATTTCACTGGGAAAAGGGATATAA
- a CDS encoding photosystem II reaction center protein K, protein MALFNLDLLAELPVAYQAFAPTVDVLPLIPLFFFLLVFVWQAAVGFR, encoded by the coding sequence ATGGCACTGTTTAATCTCGACTTACTAGCTGAACTTCCGGTTGCTTACCAGGCTTTTGCACCAACAGTGGATGTACTTCCGCTTATACCTCTTTTCTTCTTTCTGCTTGTTTTTGTTTGGCAAGCGGCAGTTGGTTTTCGTTAA
- the tgt gene encoding tRNA guanosine(34) transglycosylase Tgt produces the protein MKNPFFDFQIKNRCNTTLARVGSFKTPNGVVNTPRFMPVGTLGTVKGVTSEQLKKTGAEMILANTFHLHLQPGEKIVQDAGGLHEFMCWNKPILTDSGGFQVFSLAKLNKIDDEGVSFQSPRDGKHIFLSPEKAIEIQMALGSDVAMAFDQCPPYPASESDVEEACKRTHHWLERCINAHTKNDQAVFGIVQGGCFPHLRKLSAKIVSGFDLPGIAIGGVSVGEPINQMHKIVRETCPLLPHDRPRYLMGIGTLREMAIAVANGVDLFDCVIPTRLGRHGSALVNGETWNLRNSRFKDDYRPLDSSCNCEACTGYTRAYIHHLIRNKELLGLTLLSLHNLTHLIRFTGAMRQAIIEGCFSEDFAPWQSDSKARHTW, from the coding sequence TTGAAAAATCCCTTCTTTGATTTCCAAATAAAAAACAGATGTAATACGACATTAGCTCGTGTTGGTTCTTTTAAAACACCAAACGGAGTCGTAAATACTCCTAGGTTTATGCCAGTAGGGACTTTAGGAACAGTCAAGGGCGTTACATCTGAGCAGCTTAAGAAAACAGGAGCAGAGATGATTCTTGCAAATACTTTTCATCTTCATCTGCAACCTGGAGAAAAGATTGTTCAAGATGCAGGGGGACTACATGAATTTATGTGTTGGAATAAGCCAATACTTACTGACTCAGGAGGCTTTCAAGTCTTTAGTTTGGCAAAGTTAAATAAAATTGATGATGAAGGAGTTTCTTTTCAAAGTCCCAGAGATGGTAAACATATTTTTTTGAGTCCTGAAAAAGCTATTGAAATTCAAATGGCTTTAGGTTCAGATGTCGCCATGGCTTTTGATCAATGCCCCCCTTACCCTGCTAGTGAATCAGATGTTGAGGAGGCTTGTAAAAGGACTCATCACTGGTTGGAGAGATGTATAAATGCACATACCAAAAATGATCAAGCAGTTTTTGGAATAGTTCAAGGTGGGTGCTTCCCTCATTTGAGGAAATTAAGTGCAAAAATTGTCTCAGGATTCGATTTGCCTGGGATTGCTATCGGAGGAGTAAGCGTAGGTGAACCAATAAATCAAATGCACAAAATTGTCCGGGAAACCTGTCCTTTATTACCCCATGATCGACCTAGGTACTTAATGGGAATTGGAACCTTAAGAGAAATGGCAATAGCAGTAGCAAATGGTGTAGATCTGTTTGATTGTGTAATCCCCACGCGCTTGGGAAGACATGGGAGCGCATTAGTAAATGGGGAGACATGGAATTTAAGAAATTCTCGTTTTAAAGACGATTACAGACCGTTAGATTCATCATGTAACTGTGAAGCTTGTACTGGATATACAAGGGCATATATTCATCATTTAATTCGCAACAAAGAATTACTTGGTCTGACACTTTTGAGTCTGCATAATCTCACGCATTTGATCCGTTTTACAGGTGCTATGAGGCAAGCAATTATTGAAGGTTGTTTTTCAGAGGATTTCGCTCCGTGGCAGAGTGACTCTAAAGCGCGTCATACGTGGTAG
- a CDS encoding adenosylcobinamide-GDP ribazoletransferase, which yields MLIFKNWLNDLAGAWVFYTILPQWPIIKPEFKRIARFAPLIGIFIGFLQSFFWLLLNYFNWPISSIALISIAISIVLTGGLHIDGLMDTADGIGAGPLKRIAAMKDSRVGAIGVQSLVVILILQISAIIKLGFYAPFAFPLAAFWGRISQIFAIGNYEYIFKKESKSFHQKYWKGISYEIRPSLIIICLGITFFLFLNQINLTNSLFLINCVLSGLITSILIPYFLNKYLKGLSGDSYGAVLVITETINLLILSIILFPN from the coding sequence ATTCTGATTTTTAAAAACTGGCTAAATGACCTTGCAGGTGCATGGGTTTTTTATACGATTTTACCTCAATGGCCAATAATTAAACCTGAATTCAAAAGGATTGCACGTTTTGCTCCTTTGATAGGGATTTTCATTGGCTTTTTACAATCATTTTTTTGGCTTTTATTGAATTACTTTAATTGGCCGATTAGTTCTATCGCCTTGATATCAATTGCAATTAGCATAGTCCTTACTGGTGGTCTTCATATTGATGGCTTAATGGATACTGCAGATGGTATTGGTGCAGGGCCATTAAAACGAATTGCGGCAATGAAAGATAGCAGAGTTGGGGCAATAGGAGTGCAAAGTTTAGTAGTCATTTTAATCCTTCAAATATCAGCAATAATCAAACTTGGTTTTTATGCACCTTTTGCCTTTCCTTTGGCTGCCTTCTGGGGAAGAATCTCACAAATTTTTGCTATAGGAAATTATGAATACATATTTAAGAAAGAATCAAAGTCTTTTCATCAAAAATACTGGAAAGGAATATCGTATGAAATAAGACCTTCTTTAATAATCATTTGCTTAGGAATAACATTTTTTTTATTTTTAAATCAAATAAATTTAACTAATAGCTTATTTTTGATAAATTGTGTTTTATCAGGTTTAATTACTTCAATATTAATCCCATACTTTTTAAATAAATATTTAAAAGGACTTAGTGGTGATAGCTATGGAGCAGTCTTAGTAATAACAGA